One Mycolicibacterium pulveris genomic region harbors:
- a CDS encoding 4Fe-4S dicluster domain-containing protein yields MTLVNQRADVPVTIDESLCITGCTLCVDICPLDSLAINPDNGKAYMHVDECWYCGPCAARCPTGAVTVNMPYLIR; encoded by the coding sequence ATGACGCTGGTCAACCAACGTGCCGATGTGCCGGTGACGATCGACGAATCTTTGTGCATCACCGGCTGCACCCTGTGCGTGGACATCTGCCCGCTGGACTCCCTGGCGATCAACCCCGACAACGGGAAGGCGTACATGCATGTCGACGAGTGTTGGTACTGCGGGCCGTGCGCAGCCCGCTGTCCCACCGGCGCCGTCACCGTCAACATGCCGTACCTGATTCGTTGA
- a CDS encoding GntR family transcriptional regulator has protein sequence MPQSEPTPIRRPRADRARQVADVLRHQIHAGGYAGGLPGEQDLAAEFFVSRNTIREALATLKNEGLIERGPKVGTHVAVRKYDHGLDRLVGLQETFKDYGEVHNQVRTVAHLAAPPAVARRLRLQPGESVVFVERLRYVSDLPLSLDQTYLAPDIGAEVLRHPLEHNDVFSLIEQVSGQRLGSATLALEAVSADPHSAATLQVPTGAALLMLERLTSLDDGRPVDLEYIRMRGDRITMRGSLIRSIP, from the coding sequence ATGCCCCAATCCGAGCCGACGCCGATCCGGCGGCCTCGCGCGGACCGGGCCCGCCAGGTCGCCGACGTTCTGCGACACCAGATCCACGCGGGCGGTTACGCAGGAGGACTGCCCGGCGAACAAGATCTGGCCGCGGAGTTCTTCGTGTCCCGCAACACGATTCGTGAGGCGCTGGCCACGCTCAAGAACGAGGGGCTGATCGAGCGTGGACCCAAAGTGGGCACCCATGTCGCGGTCCGCAAGTATGACCACGGACTCGACCGGCTCGTCGGGCTGCAGGAGACGTTCAAGGATTACGGCGAAGTCCACAACCAGGTTCGCACGGTCGCACACCTGGCCGCACCGCCTGCGGTGGCCCGCCGTCTGCGATTGCAGCCTGGAGAGAGCGTCGTGTTCGTCGAACGACTGCGCTACGTGAGCGATCTGCCGCTGTCGCTGGATCAGACCTATCTGGCCCCCGACATCGGCGCCGAAGTGTTGCGGCATCCGCTGGAGCACAACGACGTGTTCTCGCTCATCGAACAGGTCTCCGGTCAGCGTCTGGGTTCGGCCACCCTGGCGCTGGAAGCTGTTTCGGCAGATCCGCATTCGGCGGCGACACTTCAGGTGCCCACCGGTGCGGCACTGCTCATGTTGGAACGACTCACCAGCCTCGACGACGGCCGGCCCGTCGACCTCGAATACATCCGCATGCGCGGTGACCGAATCACCATGCGCGGCAGCCTTATCAGGAGCATCCCATGA